A DNA window from Rhizobium jaguaris contains the following coding sequences:
- a CDS encoding NAD-dependent epimerase/dehydratase family protein translates to MKKRILFTGGSGKAGRHTVPWLINAGYEVHNVDLVPLDSPGVTNLNADITDAGQIYNVLTMHRDFPDLDEGKGVQPFDAVVHFAAVPRILIKPDNETFRINTMGTYNVIEAAAKLGIKKIIVASSETTYGVCFAEGHRDFHQFPLEEDYDVNPMDSYGLSKVLNEKTARAFAERFGIDIYALRIGNVIEPHEYERFPEYFADTNIRKRIAWSYIDARDLGQIVHLCIEKSGLGFQVFNAANDTVSANTPSRELAAKYYPNVTFTREIGEYEGLLSNRKIREVLAFKEEHNWRRYVKV, encoded by the coding sequence ATGAAAAAGCGCATATTGTTTACCGGCGGCAGCGGCAAGGCCGGGCGTCACACCGTTCCCTGGCTGATCAATGCCGGTTACGAAGTCCACAATGTCGATCTTGTGCCGTTGGACAGCCCGGGCGTCACCAATCTGAATGCCGATATCACTGACGCGGGACAAATCTACAACGTGCTCACGATGCATCGGGATTTCCCCGATCTCGATGAGGGTAAGGGTGTGCAGCCTTTCGACGCCGTTGTGCATTTCGCTGCTGTGCCGCGCATTTTGATCAAGCCTGACAACGAGACGTTCCGCATCAACACGATGGGCACATACAATGTGATCGAAGCGGCGGCAAAGCTTGGCATCAAGAAGATCATCGTCGCCTCCAGCGAGACGACCTACGGTGTCTGCTTCGCGGAAGGCCATCGCGATTTCCACCAGTTCCCGTTGGAAGAGGACTATGATGTCAATCCGATGGATTCTTACGGCCTGTCGAAGGTCTTGAACGAAAAGACGGCCCGCGCCTTCGCCGAGCGTTTCGGCATCGACATCTATGCGCTGCGCATCGGCAACGTCATCGAGCCTCACGAATATGAGCGCTTTCCGGAGTATTTCGCCGACACCAACATTCGCAAACGCATTGCCTGGAGCTATATCGACGCCCGCGATCTTGGCCAGATCGTCCATCTTTGCATTGAAAAGAGTGGTCTCGGCTTTCAGGTGTTCAATGCCGCCAACGATACGGTGTCGGCCAATACGCCGTCCCGCGAGCTTGCAGCCAAGTATTATCCGAACGTGACCTTCACCCGCGAAATCGGCGAGTATGAAG
- a CDS encoding AAA family ATPase, protein MSLIILTGASGSGKTAIAEAIARDPARTLAVFHFDSIGVPSLGAMIRDHGSPEAWQRDKTIEWLVQLVPQAQKGRDVLFEGQMRPSFIIEAAVAAKVSEYRLVLIDCDDATRTHRLSVERGQPELADANMMNWAAYLRREARSSGCEILDTSHLSLKQSVDRVLRHLHG, encoded by the coding sequence ATGAGCTTGATCATTCTGACCGGCGCCTCTGGTTCAGGGAAAACGGCAATCGCCGAGGCGATCGCCAGGGACCCTGCACGGACGTTAGCCGTCTTTCATTTCGACAGCATCGGTGTGCCATCGCTCGGCGCCATGATCAGGGATCATGGGTCGCCCGAGGCCTGGCAACGCGACAAGACTATCGAATGGCTGGTACAGCTTGTGCCGCAGGCGCAGAAGGGCAGGGACGTTCTTTTCGAAGGGCAAATGCGGCCATCCTTCATCATCGAGGCGGCCGTGGCCGCCAAGGTCAGTGAGTATCGCCTAGTATTGATCGATTGCGATGATGCAACGAGGACCCATCGCTTGTCCGTCGAGCGGGGCCAGCCGGAGCTTGCCGATGCGAACATGATGAACTGGGCGGCCTATCTGCGCCGTGAAGCCAGGTCAAGTGGCTGTGAGATCCTCGACACTAGCCATCTTTCGCTCAAGCAGAGCGTGGATCGTGTTCTGAGGCATCTGCACGGCTAG
- a CDS encoding GrpB family protein: MRPITLVEYDPQWPLLFESRSKSIGLLLGHPAEFHHIGSTAVVGLCAKPKLDIDAVLSSKEARLDATERLKTNGYRFHGDLHGADRWTFTKDEAPYGTRLYLCLPGNEAHRERLLFCDYLRAHPEFAAGYAILKRRLAEEADGDWDHYTGGKSDFVADIVRRAKAALASAKDITTQ, from the coding sequence ATGCGGCCGATCACGCTTGTCGAATATGATCCACAATGGCCCCTTCTCTTCGAAAGCAGAAGCAAGTCGATCGGCCTGCTGCTTGGCCATCCCGCCGAGTTCCATCATATCGGCAGCACTGCTGTCGTGGGACTATGTGCCAAACCCAAGCTCGATATCGATGCCGTCCTTTCCTCCAAGGAGGCAAGACTGGATGCAACGGAGCGCCTGAAGACAAACGGATATCGCTTTCACGGCGATCTGCACGGCGCCGACCGCTGGACCTTCACCAAGGACGAGGCGCCCTATGGCACGCGGCTTTACCTTTGTTTGCCGGGCAACGAGGCCCACCGGGAACGCCTCCTCTTTTGCGACTATCTTCGCGCTCATCCCGAATTCGCGGCCGGCTATGCGATATTGAAACGGCGTCTGGCCGAAGAGGCCGATGGCGATTGGGACCACTATACCGGCGGCAAGAGCGATTTCGTTGCCGATATCGTGCGCCGTGCGAAGGCAGCGCTCGCATCGGCGAAAGACATCACCACCCAGTGA